In Bythopirellula goksoeyrii, a single window of DNA contains:
- the rnhA gene encoding ribonuclease HI, which translates to MMQLPQVHLYTDGGCSGNPGPGGWAFILRHPSTGKEMERSGGERETTNNRMELTGVIEGLSALKKPTHVELFTDSVYVGKGMSEWMPKWKANGWRRKEGKRFVPVKNEDLWKLLDAQLARHEVKYTRVAGHSGHAENDRVDELAVAAYQKFLK; encoded by the coding sequence ATGATGCAACTTCCTCAAGTTCATTTGTATACCGATGGCGGCTGTAGCGGGAATCCGGGGCCCGGTGGGTGGGCGTTTATTCTGCGCCATCCTTCGACGGGCAAAGAGATGGAGCGCTCCGGCGGCGAGCGCGAGACGACCAACAACCGCATGGAGCTCACCGGCGTGATCGAGGGTTTGTCGGCACTGAAGAAACCTACACACGTGGAGTTGTTCACCGACAGTGTGTACGTCGGCAAAGGGATGAGCGAGTGGATGCCCAAGTGGAAGGCGAACGGCTGGCGCCGCAAAGAGGGGAAACGGTTTGTGCCGGTCAAGAACGAAGATCTGTGGAAACTGCTCGACGCTCAGTTGGCCCGGCATGAGGTGAAGTACACCCGCGTGGCGGGGCACAGCGGTCACGCCGAGAACGATCGCGTGGATGAGCTGGCGGTGGCAGCGTATCAGAAGTTTCTGAAATAG
- a CDS encoding ion transporter has product MARCGWAGGDAKLHGMQRLKGIIEKTDTKAGMAFAIVVQCLILISVVTFSIETLPHLSPTAEQWLNGIDFAIFVFFTIEYLSRIAVADHPWHYIRSFYGIVDLVAILPFFLGNVIDLRAVRAFRFLRLFRLLKVVRYNKAIRRLFRALNIAREEIVLFTLVTGILMYLAAVGIYYCEHDAQPEKFASVFHALWWAVATLTTVGYGDVYPITVGGRCFTFFILLIGLAVVSVPAGLVATALHKAREMEEEEAGHIRNRE; this is encoded by the coding sequence ATGGCGCGTTGCGGATGGGCCGGGGGCGATGCTAAACTTCACGGCATGCAGCGACTCAAGGGGATTATTGAAAAGACCGATACCAAGGCCGGGATGGCGTTTGCTATTGTCGTTCAATGCCTCATATTGATCTCGGTGGTCACATTCTCCATTGAGACCCTTCCCCATCTGAGCCCGACTGCGGAGCAATGGCTCAACGGTATTGACTTCGCCATCTTTGTGTTCTTCACGATCGAGTATTTGTCTCGGATTGCTGTCGCAGACCATCCCTGGCATTACATACGTAGCTTCTATGGGATCGTGGACTTGGTGGCCATTCTTCCCTTCTTCTTGGGCAACGTCATCGATCTCCGTGCAGTGCGGGCATTTCGGTTCCTGAGGCTCTTTCGCCTTTTGAAGGTCGTGCGCTACAACAAGGCCATCCGCCGGTTGTTTCGGGCACTGAACATCGCCAGAGAAGAGATTGTCTTATTTACGTTGGTAACGGGGATCTTGATGTATTTGGCCGCGGTGGGGATTTATTATTGCGAGCACGACGCCCAGCCAGAGAAGTTTGCTTCGGTATTTCACGCGCTGTGGTGGGCCGTGGCTACTCTGACCACCGTGGGATATGGCGACGTCTATCCGATTACGGTGGGGGGGCGGTGTTTTACGTTCTTTATTCTGCTGATTGGTCTGGCTGTAGTTTCCGTGCCGGCGGGTCTGGTAGCTACGGCGCTGCACAAGGCGCGGGAGATGGAAGAAGAGGAAGCTGGGCACATTAGGAATAGAGAGTGA
- the priA gene encoding replication restart helicase PriA gives MSKQQSLFDDAPAEWELDAQSQRLVATVVLGEGATGEYDYLVPEALSDRERGEYFLEVGRRVRVPFGRSNRKVVGYCVALETKLVDAARLKSVAEVIDAHALLSPAMLRLTRWMADYYLCKWGEVLEAVVPAGVRLLAGTRKVTLLAVPEDVRETMGQLKLGSPQQRKALDYLAGCGRTLTTAQLADAVGCTAGPIKQLLKKGLIESHEKRVRSGEFDEITAERESPLVLNEDQQRAFDAINAALESGEARGMVLFGVTGSGKTEVYLQAIERVVGYGRQAIVLVPEISLTPQTVRRFRARFDGVAVLHSHQSHVERHREWQRIARGEVQVVVGARSAVFAPTPNLGLIVVDEEHESSFKQDSSPRYHARDVAWQRAQAEEIPLVLGSATPSLESWYKTEQSEFARLDLPSRVSNRPLPDVVTVDLRDSAHTKFSRGAISRPLHQAMVAALRDQGQVILLLNRRGFSTHVQCPACGYVAECPACEMSLTFHRQESILRCHYCDYHEPPPVNCPDCKSPAIRYGGMGTQKLEAEVLARFPEHTCERMDTDSMRKAGSHQQVLDRFSKGEIDILLGTQMIAKGLDFPNVTLVGVINADTALHLPDFRAGERTFQLVAQVAGRTGRGEKGGRVLVQTLSPEHMAIRAAVRHDFEMFAEEDLTTRRQLGYPPFGSMIRILVRGPAEETARAVAEGLAERLKREVTGEEGIRIMGPAAAAIPKLRDHYRFQIQLQAPTLDPLRSAVQRATTRWKVPDGVFLAVDVDPWDMM, from the coding sequence ATGTCAAAGCAGCAGAGTTTGTTTGATGACGCCCCGGCGGAGTGGGAGTTGGACGCCCAATCGCAGCGGTTGGTGGCGACGGTTGTATTAGGTGAAGGGGCCACGGGGGAGTACGACTATCTGGTGCCTGAAGCACTGAGCGATCGAGAGCGGGGCGAGTATTTTCTGGAAGTCGGACGGCGGGTGCGGGTGCCGTTTGGGCGATCCAATCGCAAGGTAGTCGGCTACTGCGTAGCTTTGGAGACGAAGCTGGTCGATGCGGCGCGGCTTAAGTCGGTGGCGGAAGTGATCGATGCGCACGCGCTGTTGTCGCCGGCCATGCTACGGCTCACTCGGTGGATGGCTGACTATTATCTCTGCAAGTGGGGCGAGGTGCTCGAAGCGGTGGTGCCGGCGGGGGTGCGGCTGCTAGCGGGGACACGCAAGGTTACGCTGCTGGCTGTGCCGGAAGATGTGCGGGAAACGATGGGGCAGTTGAAACTTGGCTCGCCACAGCAGCGCAAAGCACTGGACTATCTGGCCGGCTGCGGAAGAACTTTGACAACAGCGCAATTGGCCGATGCGGTGGGATGCACAGCTGGCCCGATCAAGCAACTCTTGAAAAAGGGTTTGATTGAATCTCACGAGAAACGCGTGCGGTCGGGTGAGTTTGACGAGATCACCGCCGAGCGCGAGTCACCATTGGTTCTCAACGAAGATCAACAGCGGGCGTTTGACGCCATCAATGCGGCACTCGAATCGGGCGAAGCACGGGGGATGGTACTTTTTGGTGTGACGGGGAGCGGCAAGACCGAAGTCTATTTGCAGGCAATTGAGCGGGTGGTGGGTTACGGTCGGCAGGCGATTGTATTGGTGCCAGAGATTAGCTTGACGCCGCAAACGGTGCGGCGATTTCGTGCGCGGTTTGATGGGGTGGCCGTGCTGCATAGCCATCAGTCACACGTAGAACGTCATCGCGAATGGCAGCGGATCGCGCGTGGCGAGGTGCAGGTGGTTGTCGGGGCGCGCAGCGCGGTATTTGCTCCGACGCCGAACTTGGGTTTGATCGTTGTTGATGAGGAACATGAATCGTCGTTCAAGCAGGATAGCTCGCCCCGGTATCATGCGCGCGATGTGGCCTGGCAGCGGGCACAGGCCGAGGAGATCCCGTTGGTGCTCGGCAGCGCGACACCGTCGCTGGAGTCGTGGTACAAGACCGAGCAGAGCGAGTTCGCGCGGCTTGATCTGCCAAGCAGAGTGTCGAATCGACCCTTGCCGGATGTTGTGACGGTCGATCTGCGGGATTCGGCGCACACGAAATTCAGCCGTGGTGCAATCAGCCGACCTTTGCACCAAGCGATGGTTGCGGCACTGCGGGACCAAGGGCAGGTGATCCTGCTGCTGAATCGCCGTGGTTTTTCAACCCATGTGCAATGCCCAGCGTGTGGGTATGTGGCGGAGTGTCCGGCTTGTGAGATGTCACTCACTTTTCATCGTCAGGAGTCGATCCTGCGGTGCCACTATTGCGACTACCATGAGCCGCCACCGGTGAATTGTCCCGACTGCAAGTCGCCGGCGATTCGCTATGGTGGGATGGGGACGCAAAAGCTCGAAGCCGAAGTGCTTGCTCGGTTTCCAGAACACACCTGCGAGCGGATGGATACCGATAGCATGCGTAAGGCAGGTAGCCACCAGCAGGTGCTCGACAGATTCAGCAAGGGCGAGATTGACATTCTGCTGGGGACGCAGATGATCGCCAAGGGTTTGGACTTCCCGAACGTGACCTTGGTTGGCGTAATCAATGCCGACACGGCGTTGCACTTGCCAGACTTCCGTGCGGGGGAGCGTACCTTTCAATTGGTGGCTCAGGTGGCAGGTCGCACGGGGCGGGGTGAAAAGGGGGGACGTGTCTTAGTGCAAACTTTGAGCCCCGAGCACATGGCAATCCGCGCGGCAGTGCGGCATGATTTTGAAATGTTCGCCGAGGAAGATCTCACCACGCGGCGGCAGCTTGGCTATCCGCCATTCGGGTCGATGATTCGCATACTTGTGCGCGGGCCAGCGGAAGAAACTGCGCGGGCGGTTGCCGAGGGACTCGCCGAGCGATTGAAGCGAGAAGTGACCGGTGAAGAAGGGATAAGAATCATGGGCCCCGCGGCCGCAGCGATACCCAAACTGCGGGATCACTATCGTTTCCAAATTCAACTGCAAGCACCAACGCTCGATCCTCTGCGGAGTGCTGTCCAGAGAGCGACGACGCGATGGAAGGTGCCCGACGGGGTTTTTCTGGCAGTGGATGTAGATCCCTGGGATATGATGTGA
- the nadD gene encoding nicotinate (nicotinamide) nucleotide adenylyltransferase gives MKIGLLGGSFDPIHRAHLAFAEACREQAKLDRVWFLPTAHQPFKPGGPFATNADRLAMLKLALADQADSEICTHEIDRGGMSYTIDTLTHLTESNPDTDWYLLMGADSLADFPFWRRPADICRLATPLVVNRAGEPAPNFGHLSEIVSPERLAEIESLEVKMPPLAISSSTIREAIAQGKEWQSQVPDAVAQYIVEHKLYLNA, from the coding sequence ATGAAAATCGGTCTCCTCGGCGGCAGCTTCGACCCCATCCATCGGGCACATCTCGCATTCGCCGAGGCTTGCCGCGAGCAGGCGAAGCTCGATCGCGTCTGGTTTCTCCCCACGGCACATCAACCGTTCAAACCGGGCGGTCCTTTCGCGACAAACGCCGATCGTCTGGCGATGCTCAAGTTGGCGTTAGCCGACCAGGCCGATTCCGAGATCTGCACCCATGAAATCGATCGCGGCGGCATGAGCTACACCATCGACACGCTCACGCATCTCACGGAGTCGAATCCCGACACCGATTGGTACCTGCTGATGGGAGCCGACTCACTCGCTGATTTTCCCTTTTGGCGCCGCCCGGCAGACATCTGCCGCCTCGCCACGCCGCTGGTGGTGAATCGTGCCGGCGAACCCGCGCCCAACTTTGGGCACTTGAGTGAAATCGTCTCCCCCGAGCGACTTGCCGAGATCGAGTCCCTGGAAGTCAAGATGCCTCCCCTGGCAATCAGCAGTTCAACCATCCGCGAAGCAATCGCCCAAGGCAAAGAATGGCAATCGCAAGTTCCCGACGCAGTCGCCCAATACATCGTCGAACACAAGCTTTATCTCAACGCATAG
- a CDS encoding cob(I)yrinic acid a,c-diamide adenosyltransferase translates to MKIYTKTGDDGTTGLYGGGRVSKCDERIKACGTVDELNALLGVVRASGVSASVDKVLGHIQNQLFDLGAELATPDASSRGTDYLQDSDVAQLEAWIDQFDPALPELKTFILPGGSKAAAGIHLARSVCRRAEREMVALNQRSSLRNTILLYINRLGDLLFVLARTANAEVGVPDVAWQKSR, encoded by the coding sequence ATGAAGATTTACACCAAGACTGGCGATGATGGCACGACGGGGCTCTATGGTGGAGGACGTGTTTCCAAATGTGATGAACGAATCAAGGCCTGCGGCACAGTTGACGAGCTAAATGCACTATTGGGAGTCGTGCGTGCCAGCGGCGTATCGGCCTCCGTCGATAAGGTGCTCGGGCATATTCAGAATCAACTCTTTGATCTGGGTGCTGAACTCGCAACCCCCGATGCTTCAAGCAGAGGAACTGACTACTTGCAAGATTCCGACGTCGCCCAACTGGAAGCGTGGATCGATCAATTCGATCCAGCGCTCCCAGAACTAAAGACATTTATTCTTCCGGGGGGGAGCAAAGCAGCAGCGGGAATCCATTTGGCTCGCTCGGTTTGTCGGCGGGCAGAAAGAGAGATGGTTGCTCTCAACCAGCGGTCCTCACTTCGCAATACTATTTTACTCTATATCAACCGATTGGGTGACCTACTCTTTGTACTCGCTCGAACTGCCAACGCCGAGGTAGGTGTTCCTGATGTAGCTTGGCAGAAATCTCGCTAA
- a CDS encoding efflux RND transporter periplasmic adaptor subunit, giving the protein MSRINLCPTKLLAVLGTISLVLMASLVVAAESTSSSAAEEAAAEDSTDSTAADEKQEEKPDKAAEAKEKEETATESKEAAAKEVKSEPAAEEKDTKDKGSDEKESTDKAEKKKEEEKNPKPHVVKSKPLKIEEELSGIFVASDMQEIAVRPDAWSRFVVLEAVAHGTEVKKGELLVRFDDESIDDRLADESIELRLNELSLMLAEEETPREEKMLDLAFREAERNYEQLVEDHKYYQNTDRPFAVRIAKYRFDSAKEDLESQKEELAQLKKMYEADELTEETEAIVLRRQEFEVNTAELMMELQTASRDYTMDVTLPRNDLTYITALEAARISLEKARTARELGISRGKYELEQKREARARSVRKNADLLSDRALMELRSPVDGTVYYGRCVDGKWGEINTLSSKLVPYGTIPPNTVIMTIVEQRPLYVISELSEKDFSEFKVGLDTVITPTADEDIEITGTVKSLSGIPSASRKFEMQFELDKSEFPEWLVAGMSCKAKVTTYEKKDALQIPKDLVQTDKEDEKTKYVMVLVEDEEDPQRREIKVGHTKGDMVEILEGLVEGDKISKEKLKEDEDKEDEDAEQ; this is encoded by the coding sequence ATGTCTCGAATAAACCTATGCCCAACGAAGTTATTGGCAGTATTGGGCACTATTTCATTAGTCCTCATGGCAAGTCTTGTAGTTGCCGCGGAAAGCACCTCATCAAGTGCTGCTGAGGAGGCTGCCGCCGAAGATTCGACGGATTCTACCGCGGCGGATGAAAAGCAGGAAGAAAAGCCGGACAAGGCTGCCGAAGCGAAGGAAAAGGAAGAAACAGCCACCGAATCAAAGGAGGCAGCTGCGAAAGAAGTTAAGAGTGAGCCTGCTGCTGAAGAAAAAGATACCAAGGACAAAGGCTCAGATGAAAAAGAGTCTACTGACAAAGCAGAGAAAAAGAAGGAAGAAGAGAAAAATCCCAAACCTCATGTCGTCAAGAGTAAGCCTCTCAAGATCGAAGAGGAGTTGAGCGGAATCTTCGTTGCTTCGGACATGCAGGAAATTGCCGTACGACCAGATGCGTGGTCGCGTTTCGTCGTACTGGAAGCTGTGGCGCACGGTACAGAAGTGAAGAAAGGGGAGTTGTTGGTTCGTTTTGATGATGAGAGTATCGATGACCGATTGGCAGACGAATCAATTGAACTACGTTTGAACGAGCTATCGCTAATGCTCGCGGAGGAGGAGACCCCTCGAGAAGAAAAGATGCTTGATTTGGCCTTCAGAGAGGCCGAGCGGAACTACGAGCAATTGGTCGAGGATCATAAGTACTATCAGAACACGGACCGTCCATTTGCAGTGCGTATTGCAAAATATCGTTTTGATTCGGCCAAGGAAGACCTTGAATCGCAGAAAGAAGAACTCGCTCAGCTGAAGAAAATGTACGAAGCGGACGAATTGACCGAGGAGACAGAGGCCATTGTGCTGCGTCGTCAGGAGTTCGAGGTGAATACTGCCGAGCTGATGATGGAACTGCAAACGGCCAGCCGCGACTACACGATGGATGTGACTCTACCTCGAAATGATCTGACTTATATAACCGCCTTGGAAGCAGCGAGGATCTCCTTGGAGAAAGCTAGAACAGCACGTGAGCTGGGGATTTCTCGCGGAAAATACGAGCTTGAGCAAAAACGAGAAGCGCGCGCGAGAAGCGTTCGCAAGAATGCTGATCTTCTGAGCGATCGGGCTCTAATGGAACTTCGCTCACCGGTGGATGGCACCGTTTATTATGGTCGGTGTGTTGATGGGAAATGGGGAGAAATTAATACTCTCTCTTCCAAGTTGGTTCCTTACGGCACTATTCCTCCCAATACCGTGATCATGACCATTGTCGAACAACGGCCCTTGTATGTCATCAGTGAACTGAGCGAGAAGGATTTTTCAGAATTCAAAGTAGGCCTCGACACGGTGATTACTCCCACCGCTGATGAAGACATCGAGATCACTGGAACGGTAAAGAGCCTCTCAGGTATCCCAAGTGCTAGCAGAAAGTTCGAAATGCAATTCGAGCTGGATAAGAGCGAATTTCCTGAGTGGTTGGTGGCTGGAATGTCCTGTAAGGCAAAGGTGACCACCTACGAGAAAAAAGATGCCTTGCAAATCCCCAAAGACTTGGTGCAGACTGACAAAGAGGATGAGAAAACCAAGTACGTCATGGTGCTCGTTGAAGATGAAGAGGATCCTCAGCGACGCGAGATCAAGGTCGGACATACCAAGGGAGATATGGTCGAAATTCTTGAGGGATTGGTAGAAGGGGATAAAATTAGCAAGGAAAAGTTGAAGGAAGATGAAGATAAAGAAGACGAGGACGCTGAGCAGTGA
- a CDS encoding sensor histidine kinase, with translation MSYRGFKRAIGESSLERKCRLLFGTCLLPLIAGSFWWYGNRMNQIVEERTRFTGDALAKAVLVEAHFKKQEEDPVIQRVDERITDMLRSPNVAWQILLPKNEQGLGSPEEQFEYDLLARWEKIGKSLETDADIAALEPQWYQQLVKAKEYGAVVVEQEGTQPDIVNQERWIYQYYEPVFAQKGCIDCHSKPIMDVFWPHLEVGDLMAVVRIETDAAEIKRAQQNNIAWLIVAAITTVFLSMMALYAIVRYIIVKPLRHLRDVSDAVRGGDIEQRAVIHTGDEFEDLGAAFNRMLRQLLRQQDELREVNTELDEKIDEMAEANMRLFEMNQVKSDFLATVSHELRTPLNSIIGFSDLLVSLEKLEEKEKRYAGNIQRSGRQLLDMINDILDLAKIESGKMELRPSEFNIGSVVANQCDMARPLSEKKHIELDCQVEASLPPMQQDCSKVEQIINNLLSNAIKFTPDGGRITVNVKRDRRGELRLSVADTGVGISDSEQTVIFEKFRQGSNVLAGGTAMTREYSGTGLGLSIVRELCRLLGGEITVESELGKGSEFTVVLPWRVDEEPPSISSISEELKELERPRLEKAVNK, from the coding sequence ATGAGTTACCGCGGGTTCAAACGTGCGATTGGCGAAAGCAGCTTAGAGCGTAAGTGCCGGCTGTTGTTCGGCACGTGCTTATTGCCGCTGATCGCGGGAAGCTTTTGGTGGTATGGCAATCGGATGAATCAGATTGTCGAGGAACGTACTCGCTTTACGGGCGACGCTCTGGCGAAGGCAGTTCTGGTTGAGGCGCATTTCAAAAAACAAGAGGAAGATCCCGTCATTCAACGTGTCGACGAACGTATTACCGATATGCTGCGAAGTCCGAATGTTGCCTGGCAAATCTTGTTGCCTAAGAACGAACAAGGCCTGGGAAGTCCAGAAGAACAATTCGAGTATGATCTCTTGGCTCGTTGGGAGAAAATCGGGAAGAGTTTAGAAACCGATGCAGATATTGCTGCACTTGAGCCGCAATGGTATCAGCAGCTCGTAAAAGCCAAGGAATATGGTGCGGTCGTCGTTGAGCAAGAAGGAACGCAACCGGATATAGTCAATCAAGAGCGGTGGATCTATCAATATTACGAACCCGTCTTTGCGCAAAAAGGTTGTATCGATTGCCACAGTAAGCCGATCATGGATGTTTTCTGGCCACACTTAGAAGTTGGCGACTTGATGGCTGTTGTTAGAATTGAAACCGACGCGGCAGAGATCAAACGAGCGCAGCAAAACAATATCGCCTGGTTGATTGTGGCGGCGATCACCACGGTCTTCTTGTCCATGATGGCCCTCTACGCCATTGTGCGATACATCATCGTCAAGCCGCTGCGGCATCTGCGTGATGTGAGTGATGCGGTGCGCGGGGGAGATATCGAACAACGCGCCGTGATTCATACGGGGGATGAGTTTGAGGATCTGGGGGCTGCGTTCAATCGGATGTTGCGGCAACTGCTGCGGCAGCAGGACGAACTGCGTGAAGTCAATACCGAGCTCGACGAGAAGATCGATGAAATGGCCGAGGCCAACATGCGGCTCTTTGAGATGAATCAGGTGAAGAGCGATTTTCTCGCCACCGTGAGTCACGAACTCCGCACGCCGCTCAACAGCATTATCGGATTTAGCGATTTGCTCGTGTCGCTGGAGAAGCTTGAAGAGAAGGAAAAGCGCTATGCCGGCAACATTCAGCGATCGGGTCGGCAACTGCTGGATATGATCAATGACATTCTCGATCTGGCAAAGATCGAGAGCGGCAAGATGGAGCTGCGCCCCAGCGAGTTCAACATTGGTTCGGTCGTGGCCAACCAGTGCGACATGGCGCGGCCGTTGAGCGAGAAGAAGCATATCGAGTTGGACTGCCAAGTCGAAGCCTCCTTGCCACCGATGCAGCAGGATTGCAGCAAGGTGGAGCAAATCATCAACAACCTCTTGTCGAACGCGATCAAGTTTACTCCCGATGGGGGGCGGATCACGGTGAATGTGAAACGCGACCGACGGGGGGAACTTCGCCTGAGCGTGGCCGACACGGGGGTCGGGATCAGCGACTCGGAGCAGACCGTGATCTTTGAGAAGTTTCGCCAAGGTTCGAATGTGCTCGCCGGTGGCACAGCGATGACGCGCGAGTACTCCGGCACAGGTTTGGGATTGTCGATTGTCCGCGAATTGTGCCGTCTGCTAGGGGGTGAGATCACGGTGGAAAGCGAACTGGGCAAAGGGAGCGAGTTCACGGTCGTATTGCCGTGGAGAGTCGACGAGGAGCCGCCAAGCATTTCCTCGATTAGCGAAGAGTTGAAAGAATTAGAAAGACCGCGACTTGAGAAAGCGGTGAATAAGTAA
- a CDS encoding sensor histidine kinase, which translates to MSGGHLTPDQEIKLLKQQLAETQRMAALGELAGTTTHEFNNVLMTILNYAKLGLRHKDEPTRDKALSKILAAAQRAEKITNSVLGLARNRQDEFAPTQLAQLIQESLILLEREMTKYRVNVRCEFAEVPCVRAIGNQIQQVLLNLMTNARQAMPTGGELVIQIAHDPAANSVDLTIRDSGSGIPREHLPKIFDRYYSTKSGPDETGKGGTGVGLATCKDIIDAHQGRIRVQSTVGRGTAFVIRLPVFKQQTATSLPIPKLGVPGATQFSASADS; encoded by the coding sequence ATGTCAGGCGGACATCTTACCCCCGATCAAGAAATCAAACTTCTCAAGCAACAACTCGCCGAGACCCAGCGGATGGCGGCGCTCGGCGAATTGGCTGGCACCACCACGCACGAATTCAACAACGTGTTGATGACCATCCTCAACTACGCAAAGCTAGGCCTGCGCCACAAAGACGAACCGACCCGTGACAAAGCGCTGAGCAAGATCCTCGCCGCCGCCCAGCGTGCCGAGAAAATTACCAATAGCGTCCTGGGCCTTGCGCGCAATCGCCAGGATGAATTCGCTCCCACGCAGTTGGCGCAGCTCATTCAAGAGTCGCTTATCCTGCTCGAACGCGAAATGACCAAATACCGCGTCAACGTCCGCTGCGAATTTGCCGAAGTCCCTTGCGTACGCGCCATCGGCAACCAAATCCAACAAGTGCTCTTGAACTTGATGACTAACGCCCGCCAAGCAATGCCCACCGGCGGCGAACTCGTAATTCAAATCGCCCACGACCCAGCGGCCAACTCGGTCGATCTAACTATCCGTGACTCTGGCAGCGGTATCCCCCGCGAGCATCTCCCGAAAATATTCGATCGGTACTACTCCACCAAGTCCGGACCCGACGAAACCGGCAAAGGAGGCACTGGCGTGGGACTGGCCACCTGCAAAGACATCATCGACGCCCACCAAGGCCGCATCCGTGTGCAAAGCACCGTGGGCCGCGGCACCGCCTTCGTCATCCGCCTTCCGGTGTTCAAGCAGCAGACCGCCACTTCGCTCCCCATCCCTAAACTTGGCGTCCCAGGCGCAACGCAATTCAGTGCGTCGGCGGATTCGTGA
- a CDS encoding prenyltransferase/squalene oxidase repeat-containing protein, with the protein MRMVIYQRTIAYGMAILVWSLLACSEFVLAESASTAKASSAEKTPYPLSVEGPKPASITPPSAAEITKAIERGVEFLLGSQLKQGAWGRSQNGKYYRIWSPVPEAHNAYRTATTSLAIMALVESRDLFDGELRERIEDSLDRSQAWLLENGSKLKRSAPDQYDDYMGYALYNVWGHAYAIHAAVSLHQRAEGDSELQEKLKQLVDLQIERLSAGEFLNGGWGYYDDPYSDKYGNPAHPRRAKLATPTGSSISFTTATVLIALKEAEKEFGIEVPTEVTKPAIASIERQRYPDFAYAYGEYLKYVPRMDINRPGGSLGRSQVCNLALRLYGDKLVTDEVVENWLNRLFARNGWLSMSRKRNYPGQSPHYADFSVAGYFYYYGHFYASMCIDQLPEDERPFFRGQLAHVLLPLQESDGSWWDYILYDYHQQYGTAMAISSLVRCLPSDR; encoded by the coding sequence ATGAGAATGGTTATTTACCAACGAACAATCGCATACGGGATGGCAATCCTCGTGTGGAGTTTGCTGGCTTGCTCGGAATTCGTGCTGGCTGAATCAGCATCGACTGCCAAGGCAAGTTCTGCAGAAAAGACACCGTATCCCCTGTCGGTCGAAGGCCCCAAGCCAGCATCCATTACTCCACCCTCTGCTGCTGAGATAACGAAGGCTATCGAACGAGGCGTCGAATTTCTACTCGGCTCGCAGCTGAAGCAGGGTGCCTGGGGGCGTTCGCAAAACGGCAAATATTATCGCATCTGGTCTCCAGTTCCCGAGGCTCACAATGCGTACCGCACGGCGACCACTTCGTTGGCAATCATGGCTCTGGTGGAGTCGCGAGATCTGTTTGATGGTGAACTTCGAGAAAGAATTGAAGACTCGCTTGATCGGAGTCAGGCCTGGCTCTTGGAGAATGGCAGTAAACTCAAACGGAGTGCCCCGGATCAATACGACGACTACATGGGTTACGCACTCTACAATGTGTGGGGACATGCCTATGCCATTCATGCTGCGGTTAGCTTGCACCAGCGAGCAGAAGGGGATAGTGAACTTCAAGAGAAACTCAAGCAGTTGGTCGACCTACAGATCGAACGCCTCTCGGCAGGGGAGTTTCTCAATGGAGGTTGGGGGTATTACGACGATCCCTATTCGGACAAGTACGGCAATCCCGCGCATCCGAGGCGTGCAAAACTGGCGACACCCACTGGGAGTTCGATCAGCTTTACCACAGCTACAGTTCTAATCGCCCTCAAAGAGGCAGAGAAGGAATTTGGCATCGAAGTTCCCACTGAGGTGACCAAGCCGGCGATCGCCTCGATCGAACGCCAACGCTATCCCGACTTTGCGTATGCCTATGGTGAGTATCTCAAATATGTACCGCGGATGGACATCAATCGGCCAGGGGGAAGCCTGGGCCGCTCGCAGGTCTGCAATCTGGCTTTGCGACTCTATGGTGACAAGCTGGTTACGGATGAGGTGGTTGAGAACTGGCTCAATCGGCTTTTTGCTCGCAACGGCTGGCTCAGCATGAGTCGAAAACGGAATTATCCGGGACAATCGCCCCACTACGCTGATTTTAGTGTGGCGGGTTATTTCTATTATTACGGTCATTTCTACGCTTCGATGTGTATTGACCAGCTGCCAGAAGATGAGCGACCCTTCTTTCGAGGGCAGCTTGCGCACGTTTTGCTTCCTTTGCAGGAGAGCGACGGAAGCTGGTGGGACTATATCCTCTACGATTATCACCAGCAATACGGCACGGCGATGGCGATCTCGTCGTTGGTGCGTTGTCTGCCTTCTGACCGCTAA